A region from the Rhodothermus sp. genome encodes:
- the gpmI gene encoding 2,3-bisphosphoglycerate-independent phosphoglycerate mutase, protein MDPKKRHLLVILDGYGIAEDPSVSAIDHAHKPFLDHLFATYPHATLKASGLAVGLPEGQMGNSEVGHLNLGAGRVVYQEITRIDKEIEEGTFFTNEVLVRAARHARKHNTRLHLMGCFSDGGVHASLNHLFALLELARREGLRPEQVCVHAFTDGRDTDPKAGVTYVRQFLEKAQEIGVGRIVSIVGRYYAMDRDRRWDRTEKAYRLLVYGEGEVFDNPVKALEASYAEGVTDEFVKPRRIDYGDGYPTRIADGDAVIFYNFRADRARQLTRAFTEPDFEDFDRGRRLDLLFVTFTPYDETFELPIAFGKVNLRMTLGEVIAALGGRQLRIAETEKYAHVTYFFSGGREEPFEGEDRILVPSPKVPTYDLKPEMSAPEVARRCAEAIEKECYNLIVLNFANPDMVGHTGVFEAAVRAIEAVDAATKVVIEAALQHGYTVTVLADHGNADRMKNPDGSPHTAHTTALVPHLIIKPGFDGPIKEGKLGDVAPTILHMLGEEIPPEMTGEVLI, encoded by the coding sequence ATGGATCCGAAAAAACGTCACCTCCTGGTTATTCTGGATGGATACGGCATAGCCGAGGATCCGTCGGTCAGCGCGATCGATCATGCCCATAAGCCTTTTCTGGATCATCTGTTTGCCACGTATCCGCATGCTACCTTGAAGGCATCAGGGCTGGCTGTGGGATTGCCCGAAGGCCAGATGGGCAACTCCGAAGTGGGCCATCTTAACCTGGGAGCCGGACGGGTTGTCTATCAGGAGATTACCCGTATTGATAAAGAGATTGAAGAGGGCACGTTTTTTACAAACGAAGTGCTGGTACGGGCGGCCCGTCACGCCCGGAAGCATAACACACGTTTGCATCTGATGGGATGCTTCTCCGATGGCGGTGTTCATGCCAGCTTGAACCACCTGTTTGCGCTGCTGGAGCTGGCCCGGCGTGAAGGATTGCGGCCTGAGCAGGTATGTGTGCATGCCTTCACCGACGGCCGCGATACCGATCCGAAAGCAGGCGTTACCTATGTACGCCAGTTTCTGGAGAAAGCACAGGAAATCGGAGTCGGGCGTATCGTTTCGATCGTGGGGCGCTACTATGCTATGGACCGCGATAGACGCTGGGATCGCACCGAAAAGGCCTATCGCCTGCTGGTTTATGGAGAGGGCGAGGTGTTCGACAATCCCGTGAAGGCGCTGGAGGCCAGCTATGCTGAAGGGGTAACCGACGAATTCGTCAAACCACGTCGGATTGATTACGGCGACGGCTATCCAACGCGCATAGCCGATGGCGATGCTGTGATTTTTTACAACTTCCGCGCTGATCGTGCTCGCCAGCTCACTCGTGCCTTTACCGAGCCGGATTTTGAGGATTTCGACCGAGGCAGGCGACTGGATCTGCTGTTTGTAACCTTTACACCGTACGACGAGACCTTCGAGCTGCCGATTGCTTTCGGGAAGGTCAATCTGCGCATGACGCTTGGTGAGGTGATTGCTGCGCTGGGCGGGCGCCAGTTGCGAATCGCCGAAACTGAAAAATACGCACACGTCACGTATTTCTTCAGTGGTGGACGCGAAGAGCCTTTCGAAGGAGAGGATCGCATCCTGGTACCTTCGCCCAAGGTGCCTACCTATGATCTGAAGCCCGAAATGAGTGCGCCCGAAGTGGCCCGGCGCTGTGCCGAAGCCATTGAAAAGGAGTGCTACAACCTGATCGTACTGAACTTCGCCAATCCTGACATGGTGGGACATACGGGCGTTTTTGAGGCCGCCGTCAGGGCGATCGAAGCGGTTGATGCCGCCACCAAGGTGGTTATTGAAGCAGCGCTTCAGCATGGCTATACGGTAACGGTGCTGGCCGATCATGGCAACGCCGACCGCATGAAAAATCCCGACGGATCACCGCATACAGCCCATACAACGGCGCTTGTGCCCCACCTGATCATCAAACCGGGCTTTGACGGACCGATCAAAGAGGGTAAGCTGGGTGATGTGGCGCCTACTATCCTGCATATGCTGGGTGAGGAGATTCCGCCTGAGATGACCGGTGAGGTACTGATCTGA
- the nth gene encoding endonuclease III: MEAILRDGLATTVARASRARQVLVRLRQVISRPQTELRHENPYQLLVAVMLSAQCTDARVNQVTPALFAAFPTVEALAAAEPEDVLPYIRSISYPNSKARHLVAAARRICHEFDGKIPASLKALETLPGVGPKTARVVASVAFGMAALPVDTHVYRVAHRIGLVRRARTPREVEQRLKRQLPAREWSEAHHLLILHGRYTCTARHPRCARCVLTDLCDHYRRLRRLPPPIEGLDPSRGRYFCKRCRSYFNTPVYQSDRYGLEQVSCPTCGSMHVFDAKTGRSTKRVPDYRVR, translated from the coding sequence TTGGAGGCGATTTTACGAGACGGTCTGGCAACTACTGTGGCACGTGCTTCTCGAGCCCGACAGGTGCTGGTGCGGTTGCGGCAGGTGATCAGCCGACCGCAGACCGAGCTACGCCACGAGAATCCCTATCAACTGCTGGTTGCTGTCATGCTTTCGGCCCAGTGCACGGATGCGCGGGTCAATCAGGTGACGCCAGCGTTGTTTGCGGCTTTTCCCACGGTGGAAGCGCTGGCAGCTGCTGAGCCAGAAGACGTGCTGCCTTACATCCGATCTATTTCGTATCCAAATAGCAAAGCGCGGCATCTGGTGGCAGCAGCCCGCCGTATCTGCCATGAATTTGATGGAAAGATTCCGGCCTCCCTCAAGGCACTTGAGACGCTGCCAGGTGTAGGACCCAAGACGGCACGTGTGGTGGCGTCGGTAGCTTTTGGGATGGCGGCGTTGCCTGTCGATACGCACGTGTATCGCGTGGCGCATCGAATCGGACTGGTGCGTCGAGCACGTACGCCTCGTGAGGTTGAGCAACGGCTTAAGCGTCAGCTTCCAGCACGTGAGTGGAGTGAGGCGCATCACTTGCTTATTCTGCACGGTCGTTATACGTGCACGGCCCGCCATCCTCGCTGTGCCCGGTGTGTGCTCACAGACCTGTGCGACCATTACCGTCGACTTCGGCGATTACCGCCTCCCATTGAAGGGCTGGATCCGAGCCGGGGACGCTACTTTTGTAAACGGTGCCGAAGCTACTTCAACACACCGGTGTATCAATCCGATCGCTACGGACTGGAGCAGGTAAGCTGTCCGACATGTGGTTCGATGCATGTATTTGATGCAAAAACCGGCCGTTCGACGAAACGCGTGCCTGATTATCGCGTGCGTTAA
- a CDS encoding DUF4105 domain-containing protein produces the protein MHRLLLSLLLPLIALPTTARPPLSDSARVALVTILPGRSLYAAFGHSALRVYDPVQGIDWLFNYGTFDFSDPWFIPKFIYGQLDYFLSVSDYARAVQFYRDVERRPIIEQWLNLSPDQRDTLMAFLMWNARPENRTYRYDFLFDNCSTRIRDVLERTLGSALRFTHAAPAATFRQMLDPYVADRQLLQLGFYLALGQRVDRLPTAREIMFLPLDLKSAFDQAQVLRDTAWLPLVARTDTVFWPEGHRPLPAPTWPWLTMLSWLLFAAGAGATGIGWQRGPLSFPRLDALLFGAVGLVGLVLLLLWIATIHTVTAWNWNLLWAWPPHLLVAIRLWRRRLPDRLERVYLFVTGLLTLLLVFGWFFWPQDLHPALQPIALLLVVRTATRLYVQ, from the coding sequence ATGCACCGCTTGTTGCTATCGCTGTTGCTGCCGCTGATAGCTCTCCCGACGACGGCTCGTCCACCACTTTCGGACAGCGCCCGTGTAGCGCTGGTCACCATTCTGCCTGGACGTTCCCTGTATGCGGCGTTTGGTCACAGCGCCCTGCGCGTATACGACCCCGTACAAGGCATCGACTGGCTTTTCAACTATGGTACGTTCGACTTCAGCGATCCCTGGTTTATTCCCAAATTTATCTATGGCCAGCTCGACTACTTTCTATCGGTGAGCGATTATGCACGCGCGGTCCAGTTCTATCGCGATGTAGAAAGGCGCCCGATTATCGAACAATGGCTGAATCTGTCGCCTGACCAACGCGACACGCTTATGGCTTTTCTGATGTGGAACGCCCGTCCAGAAAACCGCACCTATCGCTACGACTTTCTGTTCGATAACTGCTCTACACGCATCCGGGATGTGCTTGAACGTACGCTGGGGTCAGCGCTTCGTTTTACACATGCAGCTCCGGCCGCTACATTTCGCCAGATGCTCGATCCATATGTAGCCGACCGCCAGCTGTTGCAGCTTGGTTTTTATTTAGCACTTGGTCAGCGGGTTGATCGTCTCCCTACAGCCCGTGAGATCATGTTTTTGCCCCTGGACCTGAAAAGTGCCTTCGATCAGGCACAGGTGCTACGCGATACCGCCTGGTTGCCCCTGGTTGCTCGGACCGACACCGTATTCTGGCCTGAAGGCCACCGACCGCTACCTGCCCCGACCTGGCCGTGGCTCACCATGCTGAGCTGGTTACTGTTTGCCGCCGGTGCAGGTGCGACAGGTATCGGCTGGCAACGGGGACCGCTCTCCTTCCCCCGCCTGGATGCGCTGCTTTTTGGTGCCGTGGGGCTGGTTGGCCTGGTGTTGTTACTGCTCTGGATAGCGACAATCCATACGGTAACGGCCTGGAACTGGAATCTGCTCTGGGCCTGGCCACCGCATCTGTTGGTAGCCATACGCCTCTGGCGCCGTCGTCTTCCGGATCGTCTGGAGCGTGTCTATCTGTTCGTGACGGGTCTGCTCACGCTTCTGCTGGTGTTCGGATGGTTTTTCTGGCCGCAGGATCTGCATCCGGCGCTGCAGCCAATTGCACTACTGCTGGTCGTACGTACGGCCACACGTCTCTATGTTCAATGA
- a CDS encoding glycosyltransferase, with amino-acid sequence MPERVTAQQVWVVTVTYGNRVPLVRTVIEAALEAGVGRVVLVDNGCVAAARTELLALQETLADQLLLVHLEENAGSAGGYATGIQAAYEGGAEFIWLLDDDNRPARDALDRLLLAYHLLGAHPCNVLVGFRPSRKDQRQTVSEGKGMEHAPNTFIGFHIRQLPARLFGKKQHGREPEALVFPLVPIAYAPYGGVLLHRSWVERVGLPERRLYLYADDHEYTLRLTAAGARLYLCATAVIEDLDDSWHVQGTKRFPWINPVIDADRLYYALRNRIWLEKRYLTHRSVFLLNGAIFLGALCLISLLREKSLRFTWRRMRAIWQALRDGWQGRLGKRTTSRIC; translated from the coding sequence ATGCCTGAGCGTGTAACAGCGCAGCAGGTCTGGGTGGTGACGGTTACCTATGGGAACCGTGTACCACTGGTACGGACAGTTATCGAAGCTGCGTTGGAAGCCGGGGTAGGACGGGTTGTGCTGGTAGATAATGGATGTGTTGCCGCCGCACGGACTGAACTGCTCGCCCTGCAGGAAACATTGGCCGACCAATTACTCCTGGTCCATCTGGAAGAAAATGCAGGATCGGCTGGTGGTTATGCAACAGGGATTCAGGCTGCGTACGAAGGCGGTGCCGAGTTCATCTGGCTGCTGGACGATGACAATCGGCCAGCACGCGATGCTCTGGATCGGCTGCTGCTGGCTTATCATCTACTGGGCGCCCATCCATGCAACGTATTGGTAGGCTTCCGACCCAGTCGAAAAGACCAGCGACAGACTGTTTCAGAGGGGAAAGGCATGGAGCATGCGCCGAATACCTTCATAGGCTTTCACATTCGGCAATTGCCGGCTCGCCTTTTCGGAAAAAAACAACATGGCAGGGAGCCAGAAGCCTTGGTTTTTCCACTGGTCCCCATTGCTTATGCACCCTACGGCGGCGTGCTTTTGCACCGATCCTGGGTAGAACGGGTAGGATTGCCGGAACGTCGGCTGTATCTGTATGCCGATGATCATGAATATACCTTACGGTTGACCGCGGCCGGGGCCCGACTTTACCTGTGTGCCACGGCGGTTATAGAAGATCTGGACGATTCCTGGCATGTGCAGGGAACAAAAAGATTTCCATGGATCAATCCCGTCATTGATGCCGATCGACTTTACTACGCATTGCGTAACCGGATATGGCTGGAAAAGCGTTACCTTACCCATCGAAGCGTTTTTCTGCTCAACGGCGCAATTTTTCTGGGAGCGCTCTGCCTGATCTCATTGCTTCGTGAAAAGAGTCTGCGTTTCACCTGGCGCCGCATGCGAGCTATCTGGCAGGCGTTGCGAGATGGATGGCAGGGACGTCTGGGAAAGCGAACAACTTCGCGAATATGCTGA
- a CDS encoding flippase, whose protein sequence is MRPLQLSGQLLARNTLLNLAGQGGPLLIGVVTLPFIIQGLGTDRFGLLALAWMLLGYFTFFDLGLGRATTKFVAEALARGEMARLRCIIWSAVTAQALLGLVGLLLVLGSTSLLIEKVLNIPEALHDEARGTFHLLALAVPIVLISGSFSGALEAAQRFDWLNAVRIPAGISMFVLPLLGLMVGFRLPGIVALLLLARLGSLMAFIVMNGRLFPGLRSYTMSPALLRSLFAFGGWVTVSSVVSPLLVYLDRFLIGSLRSMTALTYYTAPYEIVTRLRLVPSGLVMVLFPVFSALEGVQDQRRLARYFGQAVRYVLLAMGPITLGVVLGAADLLHVWLGADFATRSTRVLQVLALGVLMNSLAYVPYALLQGIGRPDLPARFHLLELPLYVGGAWLLITHEGIVGAAIAWALRVGADALLLFGATFRLQRLNGLEVLRQLWPITRALGLLGITAWGVQQLSENLPPWSHLMLLGLLLSVFAWFAWKRLLDEADREVVRRVLKR, encoded by the coding sequence ATGCGCCCATTACAGCTCAGCGGGCAACTACTGGCCCGTAACACGCTACTCAATCTGGCTGGGCAGGGGGGACCGCTCCTGATTGGTGTGGTTACCCTTCCGTTTATTATTCAGGGATTAGGAACAGATCGATTCGGTCTGCTGGCGCTGGCATGGATGCTGCTGGGCTATTTTACCTTCTTTGATCTGGGCCTGGGACGGGCAACGACCAAGTTTGTCGCCGAGGCCCTGGCACGTGGTGAGATGGCTCGTCTACGCTGTATAATCTGGTCGGCGGTTACGGCGCAGGCACTGCTGGGATTGGTCGGGCTATTGCTCGTGCTGGGAAGCACGTCGCTGTTGATTGAAAAAGTGCTGAACATTCCCGAAGCATTGCACGATGAGGCGCGTGGTACCTTTCACCTGCTGGCGCTGGCTGTGCCGATTGTGCTGATTTCTGGATCGTTTAGTGGAGCACTGGAAGCTGCTCAGCGCTTTGACTGGCTCAATGCCGTGCGTATTCCGGCCGGGATTTCCATGTTCGTGCTACCCCTGCTCGGGCTGATGGTGGGGTTTCGGTTGCCCGGCATCGTGGCGTTGCTGCTGCTGGCACGCCTGGGCAGTCTGATGGCCTTTATTGTGATGAACGGACGCCTGTTTCCTGGTTTGCGTTCCTACACCATGTCGCCTGCACTACTACGGTCGCTTTTTGCATTTGGTGGATGGGTTACCGTCTCCAGTGTCGTGAGTCCACTGCTGGTCTATCTTGATCGTTTTTTGATCGGTTCGCTGCGCTCAATGACAGCGCTGACCTACTATACGGCCCCTTATGAAATCGTTACCCGGCTTCGCCTGGTGCCTTCCGGATTGGTTATGGTGCTTTTTCCGGTATTCAGTGCACTGGAAGGCGTACAGGATCAAAGACGGCTGGCGCGTTATTTTGGGCAAGCGGTCAGGTATGTGTTGCTGGCTATGGGACCGATCACGCTGGGTGTTGTGCTGGGCGCTGCGGACCTCCTGCATGTGTGGCTGGGGGCGGACTTTGCCACCCGGAGTACACGGGTATTGCAGGTGTTGGCACTTGGTGTGCTGATGAATTCGCTGGCCTACGTCCCTTATGCACTGTTACAGGGGATCGGACGACCGGATCTTCCTGCGCGTTTTCATCTACTGGAGTTGCCCTTGTATGTGGGGGGCGCCTGGTTGCTGATAACACATGAGGGCATCGTTGGCGCTGCTATAGCCTGGGCATTACGTGTTGGTGCAGATGCCCTCCTGCTGTTCGGAGCTACATTTCGATTGCAACGGTTGAACGGGCTGGAAGTGTTGCGTCAGCTGTGGCCAATTACCAGAGCACTGGGCCTGCTGGGCATAACGGCCTGGGGCGTACAACAACTGTCAGAGAATCTGCCACCCTGGAGCCATCTGATGCTTCTGGGGTTGCTCCTGAGCGTATTTGCCTGGTTTGCCTGGAAACGGCTGCTGGACGAAGCAGATCGTGAGGTGGTGAGGCGCGTGTTGAAACGATAA
- a CDS encoding SLBB domain-containing protein, with amino-acid sequence MYRLYCRWPLLAGIALSLWFGVWLLAAVSYAQDIPQPVQEELQRRGMSLEEARQEAARLGIDLSDPEQAVQRARELGIPESQIQAMLQAVQQEQPQQLPRILTPGVYPLSFQDTLAIDTLRVLADTLRLLRDTLQRQEARAPADTLPYFGYDVFENIPDAFRPNQLGPVDDQYLVGPGDELRLMVWGATEFAYELTVDREGRIFVPNVGQFTVAGKRLEVLREELKRWLARSYAGLLEDPPTVFMDLTVARLQPVYIYALGEVKQPGGYVIASQSTVFQALYAVGGPKISGSLRDVRVVRNGRVLARVDLYDYLLRGEGREDVRLQNNDQLFVPPRGKTVAIQGQVRRPAIYELKENEGLRELIQFAAGLKPEAFTRYVRIERIIPFEQRQDPSVVREVLTVPLDGVLDGSRQVPLYDGDRVEVLSVLDVSRNGVYISGAVVHPGLYEITTQVRTIRDLIERAGGVTSDVYEGRVQLVRFKQNPAERPPSVFRADLTRDILSNTTDTLALLETMRTLDLARILLGDPEHNLTLQPGDRVRVYSELELNTPRTVEISGKVRHPGVYAWRDSMTVYDLLFLGGGLFDEEFRREVYLERADLIRKVEQGTREIIIPFNLAEALRNEGAGRALLQPGDHIRVYPIDVQEIREKFVTISGAVKNPGQYRWQENMTLEDLILRAGGFTEDALLDWAEVTRLPKGADPDHFEQLAVRIQVPMAEDMEDVESVSFALDDTTRALRGARTFRLQHRDRIYIRSNPAFRPQQTVTVSGEVWYPGTYTILRENETLADILERAGGVRPTGYLKGARLIRGGLPVVIDMERAVRRDPQHNVVLLPGDEIRVPPKPGTVVVRGNVRRPGLVKYVPGKRVDYYIERAGGLDDDSKVILVTQADGGTYPVYLGLKGWFQRDPVVDEGAIIEVVRKPPEEKRQVTFDIGKTLTDIASIAASTLTIIALARRL; translated from the coding sequence ATGTATCGATTGTATTGCCGGTGGCCACTGTTGGCCGGAATAGCGCTGTCGCTATGGTTTGGCGTGTGGCTTCTTGCTGCCGTATCGTATGCCCAGGATATTCCGCAGCCGGTGCAGGAGGAGCTGCAACGGCGTGGGATGAGCCTCGAAGAAGCACGTCAGGAGGCGGCGCGGCTGGGTATCGACCTGTCTGATCCCGAGCAGGCCGTGCAGCGTGCCCGTGAACTGGGTATTCCTGAAAGCCAGATCCAGGCCATGCTGCAGGCCGTGCAACAGGAACAGCCCCAGCAGCTTCCGCGCATTCTAACGCCCGGTGTCTACCCGCTCAGCTTTCAAGATACGCTGGCAATCGATACGCTGCGGGTACTGGCCGATACGTTACGATTGCTGCGCGACACGCTTCAAAGGCAGGAGGCGCGTGCACCGGCTGACACGCTACCATATTTCGGGTATGACGTTTTTGAAAACATTCCAGACGCTTTTCGACCCAATCAGCTGGGACCGGTCGACGATCAGTATCTGGTAGGACCCGGCGACGAGCTGCGGCTGATGGTCTGGGGCGCCACGGAGTTTGCTTACGAACTTACCGTTGATCGTGAAGGACGTATCTTCGTGCCCAACGTCGGCCAGTTTACCGTGGCCGGTAAGCGGCTGGAAGTGCTGCGAGAAGAGCTCAAACGCTGGCTGGCCCGCAGTTATGCCGGGTTGCTGGAAGATCCCCCCACAGTATTTATGGACCTGACCGTTGCCCGGCTGCAGCCGGTCTATATTTACGCACTGGGGGAAGTCAAGCAACCCGGAGGCTATGTAATCGCCAGCCAGTCGACGGTCTTTCAGGCTTTGTATGCCGTCGGTGGTCCTAAAATCAGCGGGTCGCTTCGCGACGTGCGTGTGGTGCGTAACGGTCGGGTATTGGCCCGCGTGGACCTTTACGACTATCTGCTGCGCGGAGAGGGACGTGAGGATGTGCGGCTACAAAACAACGACCAGCTCTTTGTGCCACCACGCGGCAAGACCGTAGCCATTCAGGGGCAGGTGCGGCGTCCGGCCATTTATGAACTCAAGGAAAACGAAGGGTTGCGGGAGCTTATTCAATTTGCGGCTGGCCTGAAACCCGAAGCGTTTACCCGGTACGTCCGCATTGAGCGCATCATTCCCTTTGAGCAGCGGCAGGACCCTTCCGTAGTGCGTGAGGTGCTTACCGTGCCGCTTGACGGGGTGTTGGATGGCTCGCGGCAGGTACCGCTCTATGATGGCGATCGCGTCGAGGTACTCTCGGTGCTTGACGTGAGCCGCAATGGCGTCTATATCAGCGGCGCCGTCGTGCATCCTGGACTCTACGAGATCACCACGCAGGTGCGGACGATCCGTGATCTGATTGAGCGCGCCGGAGGAGTAACAAGCGATGTCTACGAAGGCCGTGTTCAGCTCGTTCGCTTCAAGCAGAACCCGGCCGAGCGACCTCCTTCGGTATTTCGGGCCGATCTCACCCGGGATATACTGTCAAACACCACGGATACCCTCGCGCTGCTCGAGACGATGCGAACGCTCGACCTGGCGCGCATCCTGCTGGGCGATCCCGAACACAACCTGACGTTGCAGCCGGGGGATCGGGTGCGTGTTTATTCGGAGCTGGAGCTGAACACGCCCCGAACGGTCGAAATCTCCGGTAAAGTGCGCCATCCCGGCGTCTATGCCTGGCGGGATAGCATGACAGTCTACGACCTGCTCTTCCTGGGCGGAGGGCTGTTCGACGAAGAATTCCGCAGGGAGGTCTATCTGGAGCGTGCTGACCTGATTCGCAAGGTCGAGCAGGGCACGCGAGAAATCATCATCCCGTTTAATCTGGCCGAAGCCCTGCGTAACGAGGGAGCCGGACGTGCGCTGTTGCAACCGGGTGACCATATCCGCGTCTATCCGATCGATGTGCAAGAGATCCGGGAAAAATTCGTCACGATCAGTGGCGCCGTCAAAAATCCCGGCCAGTATCGCTGGCAGGAAAACATGACGCTGGAAGATCTGATTCTGCGGGCCGGTGGTTTTACGGAGGATGCGCTGCTGGACTGGGCGGAAGTAACACGTTTGCCGAAAGGGGCCGATCCAGATCATTTCGAACAGCTCGCTGTGCGCATTCAGGTGCCTATGGCTGAGGATATGGAGGATGTAGAATCGGTTTCGTTTGCACTGGACGATACGACGCGTGCGTTGCGTGGCGCCCGCACATTTCGCCTGCAGCACCGTGATCGCATCTACATTCGGAGTAATCCCGCCTTTCGTCCGCAGCAGACCGTGACAGTCTCAGGTGAGGTCTGGTATCCAGGCACCTACACGATTCTGCGGGAGAATGAGACCCTGGCCGATATACTGGAACGGGCTGGCGGGGTGCGTCCCACCGGTTACCTGAAGGGTGCCCGGTTGATCCGGGGTGGGCTACCTGTGGTGATCGACATGGAGCGGGCGGTGCGGCGCGATCCGCAGCACAACGTTGTGCTGTTGCCGGGCGACGAGATCCGCGTGCCGCCTAAGCCTGGCACCGTGGTGGTACGTGGTAATGTGCGGCGGCCAGGACTGGTGAAGTATGTGCCCGGTAAGCGTGTGGATTATTACATTGAGCGGGCCGGTGGCCTGGATGACGACTCCAAGGTTATTCTGGTGACCCAGGCCGATGGCGGTACCTACCCGGTCTATCTGGGACTGAAGGGCTGGTTTCAGCGAGATCCCGTCGTGGATGAAGGAGCCATCATTGAGGTGGTGCGCAAGCCTCCGGAGGAAAAGCGTCAGGTAACGTTTGATATTGGCAAGACGCTGACCGACATTGCTTCGATTGCCGCCAGCACGCTCACGATCATTGCCCTGGCCCGCCGGTTGTAA
- a CDS encoding phosphosulfolactate synthase translates to MLRKKPSDMERAFSFLRMNDRGQKPRTRGLTEVRGPYYSVMGPNYLKDVLETMGAYIDSLKFAGGSFTLMPRRVLREIIDLCHQYDVLVSTGGFIEYVVTQGPEAVHRYIQECKALGFDIIEISTGFITIPADDWLRLIEAVQQAGLKAKPEVGIQFGAGGDTPAALLEAEGVQDPAWAIQLARRFLEAGAYMIMVESEGITENVETWRTDVVARFINELGLEKLMFEAADPRVFAWYIKNYGPEVNLFVDHSQIVQLECLRSGIWGTQDLFGRVHTFKG, encoded by the coding sequence ATGTTGCGAAAAAAGCCAAGTGATATGGAGCGGGCTTTCTCATTTCTTCGAATGAACGATCGGGGACAGAAGCCCCGCACGCGCGGCCTCACGGAAGTTCGCGGCCCTTACTATTCGGTCATGGGCCCCAATTATCTGAAAGATGTGCTTGAGACAATGGGCGCCTACATTGATTCGCTCAAATTTGCGGGCGGATCGTTTACGTTGATGCCCCGTCGGGTGCTTCGGGAGATTATTGACCTGTGCCACCAGTACGATGTGCTGGTCTCGACAGGTGGTTTCATTGAATATGTGGTGACCCAGGGGCCAGAAGCTGTCCATCGCTATATTCAGGAATGCAAAGCGCTGGGATTTGACATTATCGAGATTTCCACTGGTTTTATCACGATCCCGGCGGATGACTGGTTGCGTCTGATCGAAGCGGTACAGCAAGCCGGCTTGAAGGCCAAGCCCGAAGTGGGGATTCAGTTTGGAGCTGGTGGCGATACACCGGCCGCGTTGCTGGAAGCGGAAGGTGTACAGGATCCGGCCTGGGCAATTCAACTGGCGCGGCGTTTTCTTGAAGCCGGTGCCTACATGATCATGGTAGAATCCGAGGGGATTACCGAGAACGTCGAGACCTGGCGAACGGATGTAGTCGCCCGGTTCATCAATGAGCTGGGGCTGGAGAAGCTCATGTTTGAGGCGGCCGATCCCCGGGTATTTGCCTGGTATATCAAAAACTACGGTCCGGAGGTTAATCTATTTGTGGATCACAGCCAGATCGTCCAGCTTGAGTGTCTGCGCAGTGGCATCTGGGGCACGCAGGACCTTTTTGGCAGGGTACATACGTTCAAAGGCTGA
- the thiE gene encoding thiamine phosphate synthase translates to MEKKLIGRLHVLTDFYFQQRYAHAELARLVIDGGADTVQFRQKFGSIRHKLHEARRTAAVCQKAGVPLIIDDHLDIALAVEADGVHLGQEDFPVDEARRILGPNRIIGATATTIEQAVAAWQAGADYIGFGPVFPTASKANPASVKGLEGLRAVCEAVPIPVIAIAGITVQRVRPVLEAGAYGIAVMTAITTAPDPRAATAQFRMEIESVRRTLRETR, encoded by the coding sequence ATGGAAAAAAAATTGATCGGACGGTTACATGTGCTTACTGATTTCTACTTTCAGCAGCGCTATGCCCATGCCGAGCTGGCCCGCCTGGTAATTGATGGCGGAGCCGACACCGTGCAGTTCCGACAGAAGTTTGGGAGTATTCGACATAAACTACATGAGGCCCGACGCACCGCAGCCGTATGCCAGAAGGCCGGCGTTCCGTTGATCATCGATGATCATCTTGACATTGCCCTGGCGGTGGAAGCGGATGGTGTGCATCTGGGGCAGGAAGATTTCCCTGTGGATGAAGCCCGACGCATCCTGGGCCCGAACCGTATCATAGGCGCCACGGCCACGACGATCGAACAGGCCGTAGCAGCCTGGCAGGCCGGCGCCGACTATATTGGTTTCGGTCCGGTCTTTCCTACTGCTTCAAAAGCCAATCCGGCCTCGGTGAAAGGTCTGGAAGGATTACGGGCTGTCTGTGAAGCGGTGCCTATCCCCGTGATTGCGATTGCTGGCATCACCGTACAACGCGTGCGGCCAGTACTGGAGGCCGGAGCCTATGGCATAGCCGTGATGACCGCCATCACGACCGCCCCTGATCCCCGGGCAGCTACCGCGCAATTTCGGATGGAAATTGAATCCGTACGGCGCACGCTGAGGGAGACACGCTGA